The segment ATGGCGCTGAAATTTCCCATCCGGCGCGACCATCTTCCCGTGGCGTACTGCGGTTCCAATACCGTTCCCGGAGGTATCGGAGCGGGCATCCGCGACAAAAATGCGGAAAGCGGGTCCGGCGCGGTGTTATTTTCTTGCGCATTTGCCGATGAAATAAAAAACAGGGCGATTAGTATCGCTAAACCCCCACGAAAAATCCATGCCAACATCGTTCCTTGCCTGCTCCTTTTCGTTCCCGGAAGCAGGGCCTTGCCGCTTCCGAATCTTCAATTCCACGCGATTCTCGTTCGCACGATAGGCTAATCCCGGGGCCAATTCAAGCGGACATTGGGGCTTCGCGGGAAAAGGCCTTTGCGCGAAATCCATATCGCATTCAACTGCAATATGTTATCCATCTCAGGCGGTCTTGCGCATGCGGAATGCCTGTGTTATACTTTTTTCCAACACGGTGAACAAGGAAAATCCCAGTACAAGGAATTGACGTTCCGGTCGGCATATTCGCCATGTTTGGCATCGGCAGCACATGTCATGCCTTCCGGGAAACGATGTAGAGTGCGATTTCTTACCAGGCCGTAAAGAGATCACCAGTCATGGCAGACATTCTCAGCCAGGAGGAAGTAGACCTTCTGCTCAGCGCGGTCGCGGAAGGCGAACTTGCCGGGGAACATCGTGACGAACGGGCGCCGGAAGGACTGCATCATACGATGTACGATTTCCGCCGGCCGGAGCGGGTGTCTAAAGAACAACTCAAAGGCCTGCAAAGCCTTTTTGAGGCGTTTGCCCGCGAGGTCAGTATTGTGTTTCCGCCGTTCCTCCGGACGGTCGTCCGCGTGGATCTGGTCAGCATTGATCAACTTACTTATGACGAGTTCATTCTGTCCGTGGCGCGTCCGACGGCGCTGACCGTCGTGAACATGTCTCCGTTGGAAGGCAACGCGGTCATCGAATACAGTCCGACCATGGTTTTCCCGATCATAGACCGTTTGCTGGGCGGACGCGGCATGGCGTTGTCGGAACCGCGTGAATTGACCGAGATTGAAAACCGGGTCATGGCGCGCATCACCCTGATGATGCTCGACAGCCTTCGCCGATCATGGGATCAATTGATTGAATT is part of the Candidatus Hydrogenedentota bacterium genome and harbors:
- the fliM gene encoding flagellar motor switch protein FliM, with amino-acid sequence MADILSQEEVDLLLSAVAEGELAGEHRDERAPEGLHHTMYDFRRPERVSKEQLKGLQSLFEAFAREVSIVFPPFLRTVVRVDLVSIDQLTYDEFILSVARPTALTVVNMSPLEGNAVIEYSPTMVFPIIDRLLGGRGMALSEPRELTEIENRVMARITLMMLDSLRRSWDQLIEFQCSIVTQESDPLIVQIVAGSEMVILVGYEIHIGDIVGSMNICVPLVVLAPVLDQISQQAHFMRKMPPEQESLTRAAIEHTIRKALVPVDAILGETVLPLYEVARLQVGDIVQLDSSPERPITVTVGGVPRFLAEPGRQREQSAVQLSGFIAD